The segment GATAGCCTGTTGGTCGCCTTCCGTTCAGCAACGGAGTTACGCTTACGAACCGGTGAGGGTACAGCGGTTGAGGTCGCTACGGCCACCAATCAGTTGGGCGAAATCAGAAACGCCCTGGCGCAGACCGAAGCCGACCGGCAGATTGCCCTCAGTCGCCTGCAAACCTTGCTCAATACCAACCAGCCCGTTAGTCTCTCCGACTCGACCCTGACGCGCCGGGCGTTACCGGCCCTGACCGACTCGGCGACGCTGGCCCAAACGCCCGAACTGGCCCTGTTGCGCCAACAGATTGAGATAGCTGCCCGTCAAACCGACGTGGAGCAGGCCCGGCTGCTGCCCTCTTTTTCGGTGGGCTACTTCAACCAGTCGCTCATCGGCACGTACCTGGTTGGGCAACAAGAAGTGTATTACGGAGGAGGTCGGCGATTTCAAGGGGTGACAGCGGGCGTAGCCATCCCCATTTTCCGAAAACCCCAGCAGGCTCGCGTGGAAGCAGCCCGGCTGGGGCAGCAAATGGGCGAGGCTACGCTGGCCCTGACGCAACGTAATCTACAGGGCGAACTACGTGCCACTATTCAGGAGATTCGCAAGCTGCAAAGTTCGCTCACGTACTATGAGCAAACGGGTCTGCCTACCGCCCGGCTACTGGCCGACAAAGCGGGCGTGGCCTTTCGGGCGGGCGAAATCGGCTATCTCCAGTATTCGCAAGCCCTCACGCAGGCTTACCAGACCCGCGCCAGCTACGTCGATGTGCTGAGTGCCTACAATCAATCCGTCATTCGCTTAGAACAACTGCTGGGCTTACCCTGAGAAAACTCATGAAACGAATCTTGTTTAGTATCAGCTTGTTATGGCTGACCACTGGGTGCGGGGACACCGCCCAAAAAGAAGGAGAAGCAACTACGACAGACAGTAAACCGGCTGCTGAAAAACCCCATGAAGAACCTCCAGCGGATGTTGTGGAACTGACCGATGACCAACTTCGGATCGGTGCGGTCAGTTTGGGCAAGGTGGAGTACCGCAATCTGGGTCAGTTGTTGCCCGTCAATGGTCGGCTGGCCGCCCCCGCCCAGAGTCAGGTGGCGATCACCGCCCTGCAAGGCGGTTTCGTGCGAAGCTTACCCCTGCTGCCGGGTCAGCCCGTGCGGAAAGGGCAAATGCTGGCTCGTATTGAGAACCCGGATCTGGTGCAGTTCCAGCAGGACTACGCCGAGAATCATAGCCGACTAACGTACTTAGATGCTGAATACGCTCGTCAGAAGGAACTCAGCGAACAGAACGTGAGTGCGCTGAAGGTGTTCCAGCAAACGGCATCCGAGCGAAATCAGGTACGTTCTCGCTTAGGGGGGCTGGCCCAGCGGCTACGGCTGGTGGGGCTTTCGCCCCAGGCGGCCCTGGATGGCAAGTTCAGTGCCACATACGTCGTTGTGGCCCCTGTATCGGGCATTGTTACTGACGTACCCGCTACAGTAGGGCAGTACGTGCAGCCCGCCGACGTGATGGCCCGCCTAACCAGTAGCCAGGGGCTATACGCGGAACTGACAGTATTTGAGAAAGACCTGCCTCAGCTCCGGGAAGGGCAGCGGGTCAGCCTTCGACTCAATAACGAAGGCGGTCGCGAGCGCGGTGGGCGCATCACCTACATCAATCGAACCATCGAAGCCGACCGGTCGGTGCGGGTCGTGGCTCGGCTCGACCAGCCCGATGCCCGCCTGGCCCCTAACACGTTTTTGAAGGCCAGCTTAGACTTGGGCGACAGCCGGGTAACGGCCCTGCCCGAAGGGGCCATTGTATCGGCAGAGGGGAAGGATTACATCTTCATCGTCACCGACGAGAAGGCCCCTGAAAAGCATGAGCATGAAGAAGGGGAAGCCGGACATAATGAGAAGGAAGATCACGATCATAAGGAAGGCGAGAAAGAACAGCACGGTACGGCTTTCAAACAGATTCCGGTGCGCCGGGGTGTAACGGAGGGCGGCTACTCGCAGGTGACACTGCCCGGTACACTCGATTTGAGCAAGGTGCAGGTCGTGGTGAAAGGCGCGTTTGCGATCCTCTCGCAGCTACAGGCTGCCAGTGGCGAAGAGGAAGGTCACGCTCACTAAGGACCGCTCATTACGGCCAAAACTGAATTCAAGATGCAAACAGAAGACAACGTACTTCTCACGCCCACAGGCCACCAGTTTCACCTGCACGCCCGTGATGGCATCCGGTCGGTACGCATCGACCGGGTGGTTTCTGAGAATGATTTATCGTTCGCGCACTACCCTGCCTTGTCGCTATCGGTCTATGACGAGGCTAATTTCCTGCTACGGAGTGAGGAATTGCACGCCCATGTTCAGCCCGGCGAGCCGTCACAGGCTCACTTGAGCAAAACGTTCGCCCTGTGGGAAAGCCTGACTATTGGCATCGACACGCACGGAGAGGCATTTGATTTTTTGCTTCGGGTGTACTATACCATTAACCCAGACTAAGCGAATAACTTCTGTAGCTGGTCAAATTAAAAGAACCGTCACTGATTGTGTCCCCCCTCTTTCAGCAAATCATTCCCTACGCGCTGTTGCCCACCCTCGCCCTGACAGGCGGGGGGCTGGTCGCCCTGTTTGTACGGTTTGGCGTTCAGGTACGTTCGGCTATTCTGCACTTCGCGGCAGGTGTTGTCTTCTCAGTAGTTGCCGTCGAGATCCTGCCTGATGTAGTGCGGCTGCACGATCCGGTGCTAACGGCGGTTGGCTTTGGCGCAGGTATTGGCCTGATGCTGCTGATTCGCCGACTAACCCAATCGCCCGAGGAGGCTACCACGAAAGTGACCGGTAAACAGTTGGGCGAATCTACGGGGGGCAGATTTCCGATTGCGTTTCTGCTGGCCATCGGGGTAGATATTTTCATCGACGGGCTGCTGCTGGGTATTGGCTTCGCTGCCGGCGCTAAAGAAGGGGTATTGCTGGCTTTCGCCCTGGCGGTTGAAGTACTTTCGCTGGGACTGGCTACGGCCACCTCATTGACCGAGGATGGCGTTCCGCGTTCCCGCATCATTCGGCTACTGTTGGGTCTGTCATCCTTGTTCTTTGTCAGCACAGTAGGCGGGGCAACCCTGTTGCACAACCTGCCCGAAACGGGCCTGGACGTGGTGCTGTCGTTTGGGCTGGCTGCGCTCTTGTTTCTGGTCACGGAAGAATTGCTGGTCGAGGCCCACGAAGGCGAAGAAAAGCCCTGGCTGACGGCTACGTTCTTCGCCGGGTTCCTCTTGTTTTTAATTCTGGGCATGGTCGCTTAATGGCGTTCCGCCCCTAAACCGTATTGGGCGATGTACAAGGTTTTGCTTAACCAACCGGGTCGGTTGGCCCTGCGCGTGGCCGACTTCATTACGCCGGAGGTGTATTTCGAACTCCGTCCGCTGCTGGATACGACCCTACATAGTGCCGCCGAATCCCGCTTGTATTGGGAAATGGAGTATTTCCGGGGCTGGCAACCGGATGAACTCTGGCGGGATTTGCAGTTCGACCTAACGGTCCCGGCTGATTTCACCCGCATTGCGCTGGTGGGTACGCCGGACAACATCGCGTTGATTACGCCGGTCATGCAAACGATTTTCCGGGCTGAACTCCGAAGCTTCTCACCCGACCAGAAAGAAGCGGCCTGGCAGTGGTTCGGCGATTCTAAGCTACCCATGCCAGCTAAATGACAGTAATCAGACTAACCAATCTTTTGTGATGGAAACACAAACGAAAATACCCCAAAGCCCGTCGGCTTTTTTCGACCGGATAGCTAACCGGGTCACGCACCTGACCGGTAGTTCGGGAGCCTTTATGACCGCCTGCGCGGTGGTGCTAATCTGGGGGTTGACCGGGCCGTTGTTCAACTACTCCGAAGATTGGCAATTGGTCATCAACACCGGAACAACGATCATCACCTTCCTGATGGTGTTCGTTATCCAGAAAGCCCAAAACAAGGATGCCCTGGCGGTGCAACTCAAGCTCAATGAACTGATTGCGGCCACGAAAGGAGCCTCGAACCGGTTGGTAGCGGTCGAGAAGCTGACGGATGAGGAACTGGCGGTGCTTTGTCGGCACTACGAGACGATGGCCGAAGTAACCCGGCAAGCGAGTGACTTACGTAAGTCGCATTCGGTAGAGGAAGCTATCGAAGAAGCCCAGCAGAAGCTGACCAGTGATCCGTCGTAAATATTAATCCTGCTCTTTCTCCTCAGAACTGTTCCAACTACTCATCAAATGAACAAGAGAAAACCTTATCAAACCCGGCTGTCGGCCTTGTCGCGGTCACTGATTGCTCTATCCGTGGGTGGGTTAGTGTGGTGGTTGATGGCCGGGCGGCTGGGCTGGCAAACCCGGTTGTTGCTGGGCTGGCTGGCCTATGCCCTGACTGTACTGGTGCTGATCTGGCTGGTCATCGGCTGGGCTGATGCCCGGCAAACAGCGCAGCGGGAGGATGAAAGCCGCCCGGCCATTTTTCTCTTTACGGTCGGAGGGGCGTTGGTTAGTTTGCTGGCCGTAATTCTTCTGTTAGGTTCAGTCAAGGGGCTGTCCGATTCCGAAGCGACGCGGCACGTCGTACTGTCGGGACTAACCGTAATTAGTTCGTGGCTCCTGACGCACAGCATTTTTACGCTGCACTACGCGCACCTATACTATGACCCTGACGAGACGGACCGGGTGGGTGGACTGGACTTTCCGGGCGACGAGCCGCCCGACTACCTCGATTTCGCCTACTATTCATTTGTTGTCGGTATGACGTTTCAGGTGTCGGACGTAGCTGTGACCGCCAAACCGATTCGGCGACTGACCCTGCTGCACGCTGTTTTGTCTTTTGCCTTCAATTCGCTCATCATCGCCCTGACCATCAACACGGTTTCCAGTCTGCTGTAAGTCAGTTGGCACAAATCATCCTTATTGATGCAATCCTTAACCGAACAAATTCACCAGGAACTTGCCGAAGCCCAAACGGTGCTCAGCACCTTCATGGCTGACGCGGAGAACATAGCCGCCATTGAACGAGCCGCCCGGCTGATGGCCGATGCGCTTAAGCAGGGCGGTATGGTTATGAGCTGCGGCAATGGCGGTTCCCTGTGCGATGCCATGCACTTTGCCGAGGAGCTATCGGGCCGCTATCGGAACGACCGCTCAGGGTTGGCGGGGCTGGCTATTGCGGACGTGAGTCATCTGACCTGCGTGGGCAATGATTATGGCTACGAGTTCGTCTTTTCCCGCTTTATCGAAGGGTTGGGCCGACCGGGGGATGTGCTGCTTGGCCTCAGCACGAGTGGCAATTCGGCTAATGTGGTCTGGGCCGTTAAAGCGGCCCGGCAGCAAGGTATGGCAGTGGTCCTGCTGACGGGAAAGGATGGTGGTAAGCTGGCAGGGCAGGCCGACGTAGAGATTCGGGTACCCCATTTTGGCTATGCCGACCGGATTCAGGAAGTACACGGTAAAGTGATTCACGTGCTGATTCTGCTGATCGAGCAGTTGACCCAGGATAAAGGCACCCTATAACACCCGGATAATGAACCCAGCACCCCCACAAACCCAATCGGCTACGGGCCGCTACAACAAAAATCTACGGATTGTCTTTGGCCTGACATTCACCTACTTTCTGGTGGAAGTGGTGGTCGGCTACTGGACCAACAGCCTGGCCCTCCTCTCAGACGCAGCCCATATGCTCACCGACGTGATCGGCTTGGCCCTGGCCCTGTTTGCCAACTGGATGAGCCGCCGACCCATCACGGCCCGGCGCAGTTTTGGCTTTTACCGGCTGGAGATCCTGTCGGCTTTTGTCAACGCGCTGATCCTGATTGGCATTTCGCTGTATATCCTGGTTGAAGCCTATGGCCGGTTCCGCAATCCGCCCACCGTGGACAGCAGCAACATGACACTGGTGGCGTTTGTCGGGCTGCTCATCAACGTACTGGGTATTTATTTGCTGCGACAGGGGGCCAAGGACAGCCTGAACGTCAAAGGGGCTTTTCTGGAGGTGGTCAGCGATTTGCTCAGTTCGGTGGGTGTTATTGCCGCCGGTCTGATCATGACTTACACCGGCTGGTACTACGCCGACCCCTTGTTTAGTGCCATCATTGGCTTGTTCATCCTGCCCCGGACGCTGAAGCTCATGATGGAATCGGTCAACATTCTCTTGCAGGGCACCCCCGACGACTTAGACGTTGCGGTGGTGGAGCAGACCATCAATGCCGTATCAGGCTTCAGCAACGCCCATGACCTGCATATCTGGACCCTTACGTCGGGTATCGTTGTCATGAGCGGTCACGTGGTGGCCGACGCATCGCTGACGACGACCGATCTGACGGCCCGGCTGGAAACGGTAGCAGGTCAGCTCAATGCCCGGTTCAATATCAATCACATTGCCCTGCAACCCGAACGGGCCGGGCAATGTACCAACAGCTTGACGACACTATAAACCGACCGAAAAAGAGTAAAATGGCGACTAAGACACCAATAACTACCGGGCAACCATGCTGCTGAACCGACCGATTCCGTTTTCGTTTTTGCTGGGTCAGATTCGTTACGAAGCCCTGGGGGTATTCGTTTTCGCCAACCTGATGTTTGCGCTTCGGCATTACGTGGGTTTGGAGTATCTATCAATCCCGCTGGCCATTCCCGCCCTGATGGGTACGTGCATCTCATTATTATTGGCGTTCCGCACTAATCAGGCTTACGAACGTTGGTGGGAGGCCCGCGTCATCTGGGGGGGCATTGTCAACGATAGCCGGACGCTCATCCGGCAGTTGCTCACATTTCTACCGCTCGACACAACGTCGAGAAGTGCCGTGCAAACCATGGCCCGACGGCAGATTGGTTGGTGCTACCTACTGGGACAGACCCTGCGCGGTCAACCTGTTGAAAAACTCATCCAAACGTACCTGCCGGAGGAAGAGCAGGCCACTATGCTGAGTGCAGCACACCGGCCCTTAGCCGTGTTGCAAGCCCACGCTGACCAGCTTCGGGAATGGTACCGGGCAGGCCAGCTAACCGACATTCAACTGGCCCAGGTGGATGCCACCTTATCCCGGCTGACCGATGCGATGGGCCGTTGTGAGCGCATCAAAAACACGGTCTTCCCCAAAACATACACCTTCTACCTCCAGGTATTCATCATTCTGTTTACGGCGATGCTCCCCTTTGGCTTTGTGGAGAGCCTGTTTTTCGTTGAGGTGCCGCTGGTAACTCTGATTGCCTCCGCCTTCTTTCTGATTGAGAAGAGTGCCATCCAGTTGCAGGACCCCTTCGAGAATCGTCCGACAGATACGCCGATGACAGCTATTGCCGAGGGTATTGCCGGAAGTTTATCTCAGTTAACAGGTGCATTTGTCGTCGAACAGCCGACTGAGCTATCTAAATACTATAAACTCTGAATGAATCATGTATGTACTGGGTCATCTGATACAACTTTTAGTCGGCATTGCGTTGACGATAACCTTGATGGGATGGTGCCTGTATCGGCTGGCAATTCTCATTGGGCTGTTCATTCCCCAAAAACGACCTAAACGGCCTGTGCGTCAGGGCATGGGCAATCAGGTGGTCAGGCCACTCAACAATGAGCAGAAACAGCGTACTAGAAGCAACATACCCCGGCGCACACTGTACTCCGCCCGGCGGGAGCGAAACTAACAAAACCAAGACAGAATTATGGATGTAATCTTGTATGGTAGCCTGACGCTGAGTCTGCTCCACGCTCTGATTCCCAGCCATTGGCTTCCGTTTGTGACCATCGGCAAAACGGAGCGGTGGAGCCTGCGGCAGACGCTGACCGTCACCGCCATTGCGGGGCTGGCTCACACCGTCAGTACCACCCTGCTGGGTGTGCTGGTGAGTCTGGCGGGCTGGCAACTGGCCGAGAACTATCATGACCTATCAGAACGGGCCATTCCGTTGCTGCTCATAGCGTTAGGGCTGTGGTACCTCATGCAGCACCTGCGTCACCGGCACGTTCACGACCATATCGAAGCGGGAAAAATAAACCGGAAACGTTCGTTTGCCGCCCTGCTATTTTCACTCGTTGCGGCCATGTTCCTGTCACCCTGTCTGGAAATCGAAGCTTACTTCCTCAGCGCGGGCGCGAAGGGATGGGAAGCGGTCGGTCTGGTGGCCCTCATCTACAATGTAATCACGCTATCAGGTATGCTCCTGATGGTATCGCTGGGCCGTCGAGGCTTGCAGCAGGTCAACCCGCGTTGGTTCGAGCATTACGAAAACCTGATTACCGGCCTGACGCTCGTGGGGCTGGCCGTATTTAATTTTTTCATTGACATCTAACCAAATGAACATGGCACACAATCACAATGGTCCGGCACATAACCATGACGAAGATGATCACACACACGATGATGTGGAGTTGATTGAAGAAGGCACCACACCAGCCGCCGATGCCGCTCCGGCTAAAAAAGGCCCTGAACAAACCTGGCGTACCTACGCCCCGGCTATCAGCAGTTTGGTGCTGTTGCTAGGGGGTATTGCCTTGGATAACTACGCAATTGACTGGTTCAAAGACCCCGTGCGGCTTATCTGGTACGTTGTGGCGTATCTGCCCGTTGGCTGGCCGGTGCTGCGCCGGGCGTGGAGCAGCAGTATTCGGGGCGATGTGTTCACCGAGTTTTTCCTGATGAGCGTGGCTACCCTCGGCGCGTTCGCCATCCGCGAATACCCCGAAGGCGTAGCTGTTATGCTGTTTTATACCATCGGCGAGTTGTTTCAGGATGCCGCCGTGTTGCGGGCGCGACGGTCTATCAAGGCACTTCTGGACGTGCGCCCTGATGAGGTAACAGTTCTCAAAAATGGGAAAGTGCAGGTTGTAAAAGCCGCAACCGTTGCTGTCGGCGATATTATACAGATCAAGCCGGGCGAGAAAGTGGGGCTGGATGGGACCATGCGTTCCAATTCAGGTACGTTCGATACAGCGGCCCTAACGGGGGAGAGCGTACCGCGCACCATTGAGAAAGGCGAAGCGGTGCTCGCGGGGATGATCAACCGGCAGTCGTTAGTGGAGATGGACGTTACCACGCCCTATCAGGATTCCAAGCTGTCGCGTATTTTAAAGCTGGTACAGCAGGCAACAGGCCGCAAGGCGCAGACGCAGGAGTTTATCGCCCGCTTCGCCAAAATCTATACACCGATTATCTGTCTTTTGGCCGTGCTCATTACGGTTGTTCCGTATTTCTCCGTAGCCGACTACCGCTTTGCCGACTGGCTGTATCGGGGCCTCGTCTTTCTGGTGATTGGTTGCCCGTGTGCGCTTGTCATTTCTATTCCGCTGGGTTACTTTGGTGGGATCGGTGCCGGATCGCGACAGGGTATTTTGTTCAAAGGGTCGGTCTTTCTGGACCTGATGACGCAGGTGAGAACCGTTGTGATGGACAAAACGGGTACGTTAACGAAGGGCGTGTTCAAGGTGCAGGAAGTCAAGCCTGAAGGAATTGATGCCCCTACGCTGGCCCGACTGACGGCGGCCCTGGAAAGTAAATCGACGCACCCCGTCGCCACTGCGATTCTGGAATATGCCCGTTCAAGTGAACCAGAAAGCGATTTGGACAACGTACCTGTGGCTGACGTGGAAGAGATTGCCGGACATGGCCTGCGTGGTGTTGTGGAGGGTAAGCAGATGCTGGCGGGCAATGCCAAACTACTCCGTAAATTCAACGTACCATTCGACGAGAACCTGACAAAAATTCCGTACACCATCGTCATGACGGCCCTCGACGGGCAGTTTGCGGGCTATTTCACCATCGCCGACGAAGCCAAGCCCGACGCTGCCAACGCAGTGCGCCGATTAAAAGCTGACGGCATCCGCACGGTGATGTTGTCGGGCGATAAGTCGGCGGTGGTCGAGGCCGTAGCTCGGCAGGTTGGCGTGGATGAGTTCCACGGCGATCTGTTGCCCGAAGACAAAGTAACCCAGGTTGAACGGCTCAAAGCCGATTTAGCAGGCAATTCAAAAGCGAAGTTGGCCTTTGTAGGCGATGGGGTCAACGATGCACCTGTGGTGGCATTGGCCGACGTGGGCATGGCGATGGGCGGTCTCGGCTCCGATGCTACCATCGAAACCGCCGACGTGATTATCCAGAACGATGAACCTTCTAAGATCGCTACGGCGGTTGAGATTGGCCGGGCTACGCGCCGGATCGTCTGGCAAAACATTACCCTGTCTCTAGTAGTCAAAGCCATTGTACTGGTGCTGGGTGCGGGGGGTATTGCCACTATGTGGGAAGCCGTTTTTGCTGACGTGGGTGTAGCGATGCTGGCCATTCTGAACGCCGTTCGAGTGCAGAACCTGAAGTTTTCGTAGTCTTTACACATATACCAATTAACTGGGTGGAATGCCGCCCCAACGAATCATGGCACTACCATTAAAACAACTGACGACTAGCGCGTTTCTATTGCTACTTCCTCTGCTGACGAATGCACACGGCTACTGGATGGAACTTTCCGGTTCCGGCAAGCCCAGTAGCGAAGTAATCGTCAAAATCTACTTTGGTGAGTACGAAAACAACCTGCGCGAGAAAGGCGACCGGCTGAACGGCATGAAGGATTTCCGGGCGTATTACCTCGACTCATCGGGTCAGCAACAACCCCTCACGCTCACGCAGACTGAAACCTGCTGGGAAGCCCGCTTCACCCCTGCCAAAGCAGGTCGGTATCAAGTGGTTGGAATCAACGATACCCGTGAGGTACAGGACTGGATCAAATACGGCATGGGCGTGGTACGCCCGATGGAATATCTACGGGCTGACTACTTGGCGGGTAACGCCCTTGATGCTATCGCCCCCTTAACCGACATAGACGTAGTGGCCCGCCCACTAAACGGACAGATGGTGCTGACTGCCTACGCGAAGAAAACGCCAACCGCTAAAACCAAACTGACGGTGCTGAATTCACAGGGTTGGGAAAAGACGCTCACCACTGGGGCTGATGGTACAACGCGGTTTACACCATCAGGACCGGGTATCTATATCGTTGAAGCCGAGCAGATGGACAAAACACCGGGGCAGTATAAGGACAAAGACTATGCCGCCGTGCGGAGCAAATATGCGATGACCTTGCGAGTTGAATAGCCCAAACTCAGGGGAAAGTAAGTCAAATAAAAAAGCGGTTGTAGCAACTTGCTACAACCGCTTTTTAGTGGAAGTTTGGTCAGGCAATCGGGTCACTGTGGGTTTTGTCGTGTCCTTCGGCATGGTGTTCGGCAGCGGCTTGGGCGTGTTGATCGGCCAGATTATGATGCCCGTAAGCCTGATAAGCCTCGTGGGCTTCTTTTTCGTGTTCACCTGCTTCGTGCAACTCCTGAGCTTTCTGGTGATGTTTGGCCGCTTCCCCAAAGTGATAAGCTGCTTCTTTGTGATGTTCGTGTGCCATGTTATTGGACGGGTTTTGATGTTCGTTGTGTTAACCTAATCGATTAGTGGATGTTTTGTAAAGTTATCGGGAGAAGCAATCGATCAATATTATGGCTGCAAGCCTGTTTCGACGATGCATTTATGTACGCTGGGTTTATCAACCAGCAGTCTCAGATTCACCGTTAGTAGATTGATAGCGCATGAGCCTACTGTAGGTAAGCAACTCAACTGAATGAAGCTACTCCTTGTTGAAGACGAAGCAAAACTGAACACGTTCATTGACCGGGGACTGACGGAAGAGGGCCACCGCGTCGATACGGCATATGATGGGCAAATCGGCTTGTCGATGGCTCTTGACGGCGACTACGACGTGGTTATTCTGGATGTGAACCTGCCCATCCTCAACGGGTTTCAGGTGTGCCAGCGGCTGCGGGTCGAGAAACCCAACGTACCCGTACTGATGCTGACGGCCCTGGGCAGTATGACCCACAAGAAAGAGGGCTACGGAGCCGGGGCCGATGATTACTTAGTTAAGCCCTTCGAGTTTGATGAGCTGCTGCTGCGGGTGCAGGCTCTCTACAAACGCTACCGAGAGGTAGGGGCGCACCGCGTATTGCAGGTGGCTGATCTGGAGCTGAATGTGGGCACCAAACAGGTGCAACGGGCGGGACAACTCATCAGCCTCACCGCTCGCGAGTACGCCCTGCTCGAATACCTCATGCTCAACAAAGGCCGCATCGTCTCGCGGGTCGATATTGCCGAGAAAGTGTGGGAACTCAATTTTGATACGAATACCAACGTCATCGACGTGTACGTGAACTACCTCCGGCGCAAGGTCGATAAGGGTTTTGAGCAGAAGCTTATCCATACCGTCGTGGGGATGGGATACGTGATGAAAGACCCGACAACGCGCTGATCATGCTCATCCGCACCCGGCTTACTCTGTATTTTGCGGGCCTGATGGCGGGGTTGTTACTGCTGGTGTCGGCGGGGGTATATCTGTTTGAGCGACAAAGCCAGCAAACGCTGTTCTACCAACGCTTGCAACGTAAGGCCGAAGCTACCGCGAAGGTATATCAGCAGAAAAACCGTCGGCTCGACAAAACCGATGAAATCCTGCTATTGACGCAGGAAAAACAGCATGAGGCCATCTTCGACGAGACCAATACGCTGGTATATTCAAGCGGTTCCTACACGTACTATCCGGTGTCGGCTCAGTTTCTCAATCAGGTTCGTACAGAACGTATTGTGCGGTTCCAAACGGACAATAAGCTGGGCGTAGGCATGTTTTTTCGCGGGGCATATGATCGCTTCACGGTTATTGTTACGGCAGAAGATACGTTCGGGCAGGCGCAACTGACTCTGCTACTACAGAATATGGGTTTGGTGAACGTGTTTGGTTTGTTGTTGGTGTTGGGTTTGGCGTGGCTGTTTTCCGGGCGGTCGCTGCAACCTGCCCAACACCTTATCAATGACATTCGGCACCTGAACATCGACCGGCTGAGTGAACGATTGCCCACGGGCAATGCCCGCGACGAAATCGCGCAGCTTAGTATTCAGTTCAACCACCTGCTGAGCCGGCTGGACAAGACCGTGCGACAAAACCGGGCATTTGTAACCAACGCTTCCCACGAACTACGTACCCCGCTGGCGAATTTGCTGGGTACGTTGCAGGTGTCACTCTCGCACGATCAGCAACCCGACAACCTGCGGGCCACCTTGCAATCGGCCATTGAAGAAGTGCAGTCGCTGATCCGGTTGGCGAATAACCTCCTGTTGCTGGCGGAGCTGGGCGTGGAAAATGACGCATCAACGCTGGCCTTCGAGGATGTACTGCTGACGGAACCCCTGTTGGATGCCGTGCAGGCGGTGCAGCGCAAATACCCCGACCACACCATCGATATCGTGCTTCCCGACGACAGCGAGTGCTGCCAGCTTACCGGCAACGCCGACCTGCTGACCGTCGCTCTGACTAACCTGCTGGAAAACGCCTGCAAATACTCGCCTGTTATTAAGCCTGTTCAGGTACGTTTACAACCCGTAACCGACGGGTCGGAATACAGTGTGCAGGATCGGGGCATTGGCATTCCGCCCGATGCGCTGCCCCACTTATTTACGCCCCTCTTCCGCGCCGACAATGCCCACCAAACCAACGCAGGGCATGGCGTAGGGCTGGCTCTGGTACAGCGCATTGCTCAACTACACGGTGGGCGGGTGAGCGTTAGATCAGAATTGGGCACAGGTACGACGTTTAGGCTTTGGTTACCGACAAACAAAGCCTGAACCGCATGAAACTATAAAATTGGCTTCAATTGTTTTACTAAAATGAAGCAAGAATACTCGATTAAACACCCAAAGCAGGATCAGCACAAGATTCCCCAAGTATATTTAAAACAGTTCGGGTATGTCGATCAAAATAATCAGTGGAAAGTATCGGTTCGAAATGCTGGTGAAAGTTTCACACGGCAGAAAAGTATCAAAAGCTTTACGGCAATTACAAA is part of the Fibrella aestuarina BUZ 2 genome and harbors:
- a CDS encoding low affinity iron permease family protein produces the protein METQTKIPQSPSAFFDRIANRVTHLTGSSGAFMTACAVVLIWGLTGPLFNYSEDWQLVINTGTTIITFLMVFVIQKAQNKDALAVQLKLNELIAATKGASNRLVAVEKLTDEELAVLCRHYETMAEVTRQASDLRKSHSVEEAIEEAQQKLTSDPS
- the lpcA gene encoding D-sedoheptulose 7-phosphate isomerase; translated protein: MQSLTEQIHQELAEAQTVLSTFMADAENIAAIERAARLMADALKQGGMVMSCGNGGSLCDAMHFAEELSGRYRNDRSGLAGLAIADVSHLTCVGNDYGYEFVFSRFIEGLGRPGDVLLGLSTSGNSANVVWAVKAARQQGMAVVLLTGKDGGKLAGQADVEIRVPHFGYADRIQEVHGKVIHVLILLIEQLTQDKGTL
- a CDS encoding DUF1345 domain-containing protein; its protein translation is MNKRKPYQTRLSALSRSLIALSVGGLVWWLMAGRLGWQTRLLLGWLAYALTVLVLIWLVIGWADARQTAQREDESRPAIFLFTVGGALVSLLAVILLLGSVKGLSDSEATRHVVLSGLTVISSWLLTHSIFTLHYAHLYYDPDETDRVGGLDFPGDEPPDYLDFAYYSFVVGMTFQVSDVAVTAKPIRRLTLLHAVLSFAFNSLIIALTINTVSSLL
- a CDS encoding cation diffusion facilitator family transporter, with the protein product MNPAPPQTQSATGRYNKNLRIVFGLTFTYFLVEVVVGYWTNSLALLSDAAHMLTDVIGLALALFANWMSRRPITARRSFGFYRLEILSAFVNALILIGISLYILVEAYGRFRNPPTVDSSNMTLVAFVGLLINVLGIYLLRQGAKDSLNVKGAFLEVVSDLLSSVGVIAAGLIMTYTGWYYADPLFSAIIGLFILPRTLKLMMESVNILLQGTPDDLDVAVVEQTINAVSGFSNAHDLHIWTLTSGIVVMSGHVVADASLTTTDLTARLETVAGQLNARFNINHIALQPERAGQCTNSLTTL
- a CDS encoding SpoIIAA family protein, whose protein sequence is MYKVLLNQPGRLALRVADFITPEVYFELRPLLDTTLHSAAESRLYWEMEYFRGWQPDELWRDLQFDLTVPADFTRIALVGTPDNIALITPVMQTIFRAELRSFSPDQKEAAWQWFGDSKLPMPAK
- a CDS encoding efflux RND transporter periplasmic adaptor subunit — translated: MKRILFSISLLWLTTGCGDTAQKEGEATTTDSKPAAEKPHEEPPADVVELTDDQLRIGAVSLGKVEYRNLGQLLPVNGRLAAPAQSQVAITALQGGFVRSLPLLPGQPVRKGQMLARIENPDLVQFQQDYAENHSRLTYLDAEYARQKELSEQNVSALKVFQQTASERNQVRSRLGGLAQRLRLVGLSPQAALDGKFSATYVVVAPVSGIVTDVPATVGQYVQPADVMARLTSSQGLYAELTVFEKDLPQLREGQRVSLRLNNEGGRERGGRITYINRTIEADRSVRVVARLDQPDARLAPNTFLKASLDLGDSRVTALPEGAIVSAEGKDYIFIVTDEKAPEKHEHEEGEAGHNEKEDHDHKEGEKEQHGTAFKQIPVRRGVTEGGYSQVTLPGTLDLSKVQVVVKGAFAILSQLQAASGEEEGHAH
- a CDS encoding ZIP family metal transporter → MSPLFQQIIPYALLPTLALTGGGLVALFVRFGVQVRSAILHFAAGVVFSVVAVEILPDVVRLHDPVLTAVGFGAGIGLMLLIRRLTQSPEEATTKVTGKQLGESTGGRFPIAFLLAIGVDIFIDGLLLGIGFAAGAKEGVLLAFALAVEVLSLGLATATSLTEDGVPRSRIIRLLLGLSSLFFVSTVGGATLLHNLPETGLDVVLSFGLAALLFLVTEELLVEAHEGEEKPWLTATFFAGFLLFLILGMVA